One window of the Leptospira broomii serovar Hurstbridge str. 5399 genome contains the following:
- a CDS encoding ATP-binding protein — protein MLKKVDIKPGVAILSILKYVEYEVWFALAEFVDNAIDSYLKNKKKLESIHGKDYTLEVRIEIDDPNNKITIRDNAAGIKEQDYARAFRAAAIPPDTKGLSEFGMGMKTAACWFSDLWSVTTSSLEETYERKIIFDMSKIIDDKLEELEVITKKNEEHIHYTVIELLNVSKIPRKKTLSKVKEHLKSIYREFLRKKNLNLILNGETLHYEEPNILIAKFHEKPHRPTGEPILWKREINFPIEKGLSVHGFVALREVGSTSEAGFALFRRGRVIEGSFDAGFRPEFIFGTPNSYRYQRVFGELHLEGFDVSFTKKGIQWDENLDIFLRLLRDDINTKSFPLLLQAENYRSRASDKEYKSTEKILSKTADDLKERMPKAISEVIDSAKNSIPEQRELSKSQKTIHREFEIVVNSSGWKISIELSYDPSLKELIEIGDQFIRNPSGSQRQVGIRLSLIHPFMVEFVGVDNSKIEPILRIAAALGLSEVLAKQSGIKTQGEVRRNFNELISNLSK, from the coding sequence ATGTTAAAGAAAGTCGATATTAAGCCAGGAGTAGCCATCTTATCAATATTGAAATATGTTGAATATGAGGTTTGGTTTGCACTCGCTGAATTTGTTGACAATGCAATTGATAGTTACCTAAAGAATAAAAAGAAATTAGAATCAATACATGGTAAAGATTACACTTTAGAAGTTAGAATTGAAATTGATGATCCAAATAATAAAATCACGATTCGAGATAATGCAGCTGGGATAAAGGAGCAAGATTACGCAAGAGCTTTTAGAGCAGCTGCGATTCCGCCAGATACAAAAGGGCTTTCTGAATTTGGTATGGGAATGAAAACAGCTGCATGCTGGTTTTCCGATTTGTGGTCTGTAACGACTTCCTCTTTGGAAGAAACGTATGAGAGAAAGATAATTTTTGACATGTCAAAGATTATTGATGATAAACTTGAAGAATTAGAAGTTATCACTAAAAAAAATGAAGAGCATATTCATTATACAGTAATAGAGTTATTAAATGTTTCAAAGATTCCAAGAAAGAAGACTCTTTCTAAGGTAAAAGAACATTTGAAGAGTATATACCGAGAGTTTTTACGTAAGAAAAATCTTAACTTAATTTTAAATGGTGAAACTCTTCATTATGAAGAACCCAATATTTTGATAGCTAAATTCCATGAAAAACCGCATCGCCCAACGGGAGAGCCAATTTTATGGAAGAGAGAAATTAATTTTCCAATTGAGAAAGGCTTGAGTGTTCATGGTTTCGTTGCTTTAAGGGAAGTTGGCTCAACTTCCGAAGCCGGTTTTGCCCTGTTTCGCCGTGGGAGAGTTATTGAAGGTAGTTTTGACGCGGGTTTCAGACCTGAATTTATTTTTGGCACCCCTAATAGTTATCGCTATCAAAGAGTTTTTGGTGAATTGCATCTAGAGGGATTTGATGTTAGTTTTACAAAGAAAGGAATTCAATGGGACGAGAATCTCGATATTTTCCTAAGGCTCTTGAGAGATGATATTAATACAAAATCATTTCCGCTTTTACTGCAGGCGGAAAACTATCGTTCTCGCGCTTCCGATAAAGAATATAAGTCTACTGAGAAAATATTGAGCAAAACTGCTGATGACTTAAAGGAAAGAATGCCGAAAGCGATTTCTGAAGTAATTGATTCAGCGAAGAATTCAATACCCGAACAAAGAGAACTTTCAAAAAGTCAGAAAACAATCCATCGAGAGTTTGAGATCGTAGTTAACAGCAGTGGTTGGAAAATATCTATTGAACTTTCTTATGATCCTTCCTTGAAAGAGTTAATTGAGATCGGTGATCAATTCATAAGAAACCCGAGCGGTTCGCAAAGACAAGTCGGAATTCGCCTATCTCTAATTCATCCATTTATGGTTGAATTTGTGGGAGTAGATAATTCCAAAATTGAACCCATTCTTAGGATAGCCGCGGCTTTAGGTTTATCAGAAGTTTTAGCTAAGCAAAGCGGAATAAAAACGCAGGGAGAAGTAAGGCGAAACTTTAATGAGTTAATATCAAACTTGTCTAAATAG